One Porphyromonas pogonae genomic region harbors:
- the yedF gene encoding sulfurtransferase-like selenium metabolism protein YedF — translation MITIDARGKLCPLPLIMLKKELKQATPGSQVAVLTDNATACSNLTDYLSSMNCDTKLTEERGYTAIAFTVPTLAPETCSLPSGTTHDSYVIVIKSDLMGQGDEALGRILMKAFVNAIEEMDVMPTHIILYNKGVFVALEGTDTGASLKKLHEEKGVEVIVCGTCTDYYEIKGQLSVGRISNMYSIMDIQTKAGKIIYP, via the coding sequence ATGATTACTATAGACGCAAGAGGTAAACTTTGTCCTTTACCTCTGATCATGCTCAAAAAGGAACTTAAACAAGCTACTCCGGGATCACAGGTAGCTGTCTTGACGGATAATGCAACAGCCTGTTCCAATCTTACGGATTACTTATCGTCCATGAATTGTGACACAAAGCTGACTGAGGAGCGAGGTTACACCGCCATAGCATTCACCGTTCCGACACTCGCTCCTGAGACTTGTTCACTGCCCTCAGGAACGACTCATGACAGCTATGTCATCGTAATCAAATCTGATCTTATGGGGCAAGGTGACGAGGCTCTGGGTCGCATACTGATGAAAGCTTTTGTAAATGCTATAGAGGAGATGGATGTCATGCCCACACATATTATATTGTACAACAAAGGAGTCTTTGTTGCTCTCGAAGGTACAGACACAGGAGCTTCACTCAAGAAACTGCATGAGGAAAAAGGAGTAGAAGTCATTGTGTGCGGTACCTGTACCGATTACTATGAGATAAAAGGGCAACTATCCGTAGGTCGCATATCCAATATGTATAGCATCATGGATATTCAAACCAAAGCAGGAAAGATTATTTACCCCTAA
- the dapA gene encoding 4-hydroxy-tetrahydrodipicolinate synthase: protein MIFQGMGVALVTPFNEDGSVDFISLRRLIEYQLSQQIDFFVLHGSTGESACIMSDERAEIIRFVVELVNHRKPIVVGLGSNCTQSLVQRAQELESMNIDAILSVVPYYNKPSQEGIFLHFKALAESTSLPIILYNIPGRTGVNMTPDTTVRLANNCKNIVAVKEASGIVMQVKQIVEGGSPKDFTVLSGDDNLSIQFMEVGAKGVISVIGNAFPSAFHRLIHAQAQGDYELAAKIQEIFKEMYKLLFVCGNPAGIKCLLYHQGLIAHNKVRLPLTPVNHDTEQLIIEEYHKVRQALESIL from the coding sequence ATGATTTTTCAAGGGATGGGGGTAGCCTTGGTGACTCCCTTTAATGAAGATGGAAGTGTAGATTTCATATCCCTACGCCGATTAATAGAATACCAATTGTCTCAACAAATAGACTTCTTTGTGCTTCATGGATCCACAGGAGAGTCGGCTTGCATCATGTCTGATGAACGAGCCGAAATTATACGTTTTGTTGTAGAGCTTGTAAACCATCGAAAACCCATTGTAGTCGGTTTAGGCTCCAATTGCACCCAAAGTTTGGTGCAACGAGCCCAAGAATTGGAATCTATGAATATCGATGCTATTCTGTCCGTAGTGCCTTATTACAACAAGCCTTCACAGGAAGGTATTTTCTTGCATTTCAAAGCATTGGCAGAGAGTACATCTTTGCCTATTATCTTATATAATATACCGGGGCGAACAGGGGTAAATATGACTCCGGATACCACCGTACGTTTGGCAAACAATTGTAAAAACATTGTTGCCGTCAAAGAAGCTTCGGGCATAGTAATGCAAGTAAAGCAGATCGTAGAGGGCGGAAGTCCTAAGGATTTCACCGTTCTTTCTGGTGACGATAATCTCTCTATCCAATTTATGGAAGTGGGTGCCAAGGGTGTTATTTCTGTTATAGGCAATGCTTTTCCGTCCGCTTTCCACCGCCTTATTCATGCTCAGGCTCAAGGAGACTATGAATTAGCAGCTAAGATACAAGAGATCTTCAAGGAGATGTACAAACTTTTATTCGTATGTGGTAATCCTGCCGGGATCAAATGCCTGCTTTATCATCAGGGACTCATTGCTCATAACAAAGTGCGTCTTCCTTTGACTCCGGTGAATCATGACACAGAGCAACTCATCATAGAAGAATATCACAAAGTACGTCAGGCTCTCGAATCGATCTTATAA
- a CDS encoding DUF3343 domain-containing protein codes for MTYSADNIYYVLFPTTRSFIRAHHLVEESGIKHRVVSVPDHLSSECGMSLQITGNQCDSITNILREAQINFEIQS; via the coding sequence ATGACTTATTCGGCAGATAATATATACTACGTTCTTTTCCCCACTACCCGATCGTTTATCCGGGCACATCACCTTGTAGAGGAGTCAGGCATCAAACACCGAGTGGTATCCGTACCCGATCATTTATCATCAGAGTGTGGTATGAGCCTTCAAATAACGGGAAACCAATGCGACTCTATCACAAACATACTGAGAGAGGCTCAGATTAATTTTGAAATACAATCATGA
- the mnmH gene encoding tRNA 2-selenouridine(34) synthase MnmH: MEISIEEFLGKRRTYPVIDVRSPGEFMQGHIPGAYNIPLFTDAERSEVGTLYVQEGHTPAVEHGLQIVGPKMVQLAREAQAQGGELCLYCWRGGMRSGSMEWLFNTVGIKTWRLQGGYKAYRAHFDHILNNNKYTLRILGGPTGSGKTLILHQLCNKGEQVVDLEGLANHKGSIFGGLGQAPQPTTEQYINLLHDAFIDMDPHKPIWLENESKLVGHVFIPDMLWTLMRSSRPIIIDIPVEPRAQHIFREYGSIDPLLLIEALGKIEKRMGNLLCTQAIEHVKSGDILSAIRDTLVYYDKAYQRSFDKQGLPPLLTIKGEKDDPESLANELIRLTQDLVDR, encoded by the coding sequence ATGGAAATATCTATCGAAGAATTTCTGGGAAAACGGCGTACTTATCCTGTGATCGATGTACGTTCTCCCGGAGAATTCATGCAAGGGCATATACCCGGAGCCTACAACATTCCTTTGTTTACGGATGCTGAGCGTAGCGAGGTAGGTACGTTGTATGTACAGGAAGGTCATACCCCCGCAGTAGAACATGGATTGCAAATAGTAGGTCCTAAAATGGTACAATTAGCTCGTGAAGCTCAGGCTCAAGGAGGCGAACTGTGTCTTTACTGCTGGCGTGGTGGTATGCGCAGTGGATCCATGGAATGGCTTTTCAATACGGTAGGGATCAAAACATGGCGTTTACAAGGAGGTTACAAAGCATATCGCGCACATTTCGATCATATTCTTAATAACAATAAATACACCTTACGCATCCTGGGAGGACCCACGGGTTCAGGCAAAACATTGATCTTGCATCAGCTCTGTAACAAAGGAGAACAAGTGGTAGATCTCGAAGGTCTTGCCAATCATAAAGGGTCGATATTCGGAGGATTGGGACAAGCTCCACAGCCTACAACGGAGCAATATATCAATCTGCTTCACGATGCTTTTATAGATATGGATCCGCACAAACCTATCTGGCTCGAAAACGAAAGCAAATTGGTAGGACATGTGTTTATCCCTGACATGCTTTGGACTTTGATGCGCAGTTCCAGACCCATCATTATAGATATTCCTGTTGAGCCCAGGGCACAACATATCTTTCGTGAGTACGGCAGTATAGATCCGCTTTTGCTCATTGAGGCTTTGGGCAAAATAGAAAAGCGCATGGGCAATCTCCTCTGCACACAAGCTATCGAGCATGTAAAGTCCGGAGATATTTTGTCCGCAATAAGAGATACGTTGGTGTACTATGACAAAGCATACCAACGCTCATTCGACAAGCAAGGACTTCCACCATTGTTGACAATCAAAGGGGAAAAAGATGATCCCGAAAGTCTTGCTAATGAATTGATAAGGCTGACACAAGATTTGGTAGACCGATAA
- the selD gene encoding selenide, water dikinase SelD, whose amino-acid sequence MTIPFDLLSTVEYGGCSAKLDPEHLKGLLSDIPLLKDHNIMVDISTHDDAGVYKLNEDTALIVTTDFFPPVCSDPFTFGRIAAANALSDVYAMGGKPLLALNITMFPSQDIPLEVLRDILMGGQEVINESGAFTMGGHTIDDNPPKYGLAVVGTVDPHKLITNSGAQVGQMLVLTKPLGVGVVIAAKRMGLVSDKVYDMALSQMAYLNAKAANIMQSYGVKGATDITGFGLIGHALGMAQASDVTFELYAHAVPTLPEVQTLIADGCIPGAAFRNLRYVGNDLQCHCSVDHKMLLADAQTSGGLLIAVDADKAQALVQDINAIDGHPIAAVIGEVTAPATHRLIIH is encoded by the coding sequence ATGACTATCCCATTCGACTTACTTTCCACTGTAGAATATGGGGGGTGCTCTGCCAAGCTCGATCCTGAGCATCTCAAAGGCTTACTGAGTGATATACCCTTGCTCAAAGACCATAATATTATGGTCGATATCTCCACACATGACGATGCAGGAGTTTATAAACTCAATGAGGATACAGCTCTCATTGTTACTACAGACTTCTTCCCCCCGGTATGTTCCGATCCTTTTACATTCGGACGCATCGCTGCTGCCAATGCCCTATCAGATGTGTATGCCATGGGGGGTAAGCCTCTATTGGCTCTCAATATTACCATGTTTCCGTCACAAGATATTCCTTTGGAAGTATTGCGGGATATTCTCATGGGAGGACAGGAGGTTATCAACGAAAGCGGAGCGTTTACCATGGGAGGGCATACGATCGACGACAATCCTCCTAAATACGGATTAGCAGTTGTAGGCACAGTAGATCCACACAAACTTATCACCAATAGCGGAGCACAAGTGGGACAGATGCTGGTACTTACCAAGCCATTGGGAGTAGGGGTAGTCATTGCAGCCAAGAGAATGGGGCTTGTGAGCGATAAAGTCTATGACATGGCTCTGTCCCAAATGGCTTATCTCAACGCTAAGGCAGCAAATATCATGCAATCATACGGAGTAAAAGGAGCTACTGATATTACAGGCTTTGGGCTTATAGGCCACGCCCTGGGTATGGCTCAAGCCTCTGATGTTACATTTGAGTTGTATGCACATGCTGTCCCCACACTACCAGAGGTACAAACACTCATAGCTGACGGATGTATCCCCGGAGCAGCTTTTAGAAATCTACGCTACGTAGGAAATGATCTGCAGTGCCACTGTTCGGTAGATCATAAGATGCTCTTGGCTGATGCACAAACATCAGGGGGATTACTCATTGCTGTTGATGCAGACAAAGCACAAGCTCTGGTACAGGATATCAACGCTATCGATGGGCACCCTATAGCAGCTGTAATCGGAGAGGTTACCGCACCCGCCACGCACCGTCTTATAATCCATTAA
- a CDS encoding murein hydrolase activator EnvC family protein: MKKFWYCIIVLFLAVGFCSAQSKSSKVRQLEKQRREMLKNIEETSKQLRETQKNTRNEERRLQLVKKQVEQRKKMVEILDSQVNALQQSIGVLTVQEDSLKTKEDICKMHYANTIVAMQKRKSSLDRLLFIFSAKSFDEGVRRQSFLGQYAHATRQAAQELQKVKQQVVNKRTEIQQTRSQKYTALSLKEQEKKKLEIEQAQRSAEVTSLKSQQKDLKEKLAQQRREADNLNRRIERQIAAEIAEAERKAREEQNRLEAAARKKGEKTAPVQTKRKAETIGGYAMNAEERALSSNFAQNKGNLPVPVRGSYNIVGQFGVHTHSEHSRVRTNSGGIDYAVKNDNGAYCVFDGEVTSLFVMPGFNNSVIVRHGNYLTVYSNLISVNVAKGQRVKTGQKIGTIATDDNNMRVLNFQVWKERTKQNPAAWVR, encoded by the coding sequence GTGAAAAAGTTTTGGTATTGCATAATTGTTTTATTTCTTGCTGTAGGATTTTGTAGCGCACAATCGAAATCATCGAAAGTGAGGCAACTCGAGAAGCAACGAAGAGAAATGCTTAAAAACATCGAGGAAACCAGCAAACAACTTAGAGAGACACAAAAAAACACACGCAATGAAGAGCGTAGGCTTCAATTGGTAAAGAAGCAAGTAGAGCAACGCAAGAAAATGGTGGAAATTTTGGATTCTCAAGTCAATGCTTTACAACAATCCATAGGCGTACTCACCGTGCAGGAAGATTCTTTGAAAACCAAAGAGGATATCTGCAAAATGCATTATGCCAATACTATTGTAGCAATGCAAAAGCGCAAAAGCTCTCTTGACAGACTGCTTTTCATATTCTCAGCCAAAAGCTTTGATGAGGGAGTTAGGCGCCAATCTTTTCTCGGCCAATATGCTCATGCTACACGCCAAGCCGCTCAAGAATTACAAAAAGTAAAACAACAAGTTGTAAACAAACGTACCGAAATACAGCAAACCAGATCGCAAAAGTACACTGCCCTCTCACTGAAAGAGCAGGAGAAGAAAAAGCTCGAGATTGAACAAGCACAGCGATCAGCAGAAGTAACTTCTCTCAAAAGCCAACAAAAAGATCTGAAAGAAAAATTGGCACAACAGCGCCGTGAAGCTGATAACCTGAATAGACGCATAGAACGGCAAATCGCTGCAGAAATAGCAGAAGCAGAAAGAAAAGCTCGTGAAGAACAAAATCGGTTGGAAGCAGCAGCCAGAAAGAAAGGAGAAAAAACAGCTCCCGTACAAACCAAACGTAAAGCCGAAACTATAGGAGGATATGCTATGAATGCTGAAGAAAGAGCATTGTCATCCAACTTTGCTCAGAACAAAGGCAATCTGCCTGTTCCGGTAAGAGGCAGTTACAATATCGTAGGGCAGTTTGGGGTACATACCCACTCTGAACATTCCAGAGTACGCACCAATAGCGGTGGTATAGATTACGCTGTAAAAAATGATAATGGAGCTTATTGTGTATTTGACGGAGAAGTGACCAGTTTGTTTGTAATGCCGGGATTCAACAATTCGGTTATCGTGCGCCATGGTAATTACCTCACCGTATACTCCAACTTGATCAGTGTAAACGTAGCCAAAGGACAGAGAGTCAAAACAGGACAAAAGATAGGCACAATTGCCACAGATGATAATAACATGAGAGTATTGAATTTCCAAGTCTGGAAAGAACGCACAAAACAAAATCCGGCAGCATGGGTAAGATAG
- a CDS encoding GNAT family N-acetyltransferase, with protein MTNYNLHISTATAQDLPEILRIYEGARTYMRLHGNPTQWGHGNPPVATVIDDIETRKLYKVADSKGRLCAVFFFEITDDEPTYRIINDGKWLAQGHYGVIHRMASAGIVRGVSDFVLSWCFDQHAHLRIDTHKDNISMQSAIERAGFEYCGIITVTDGSERLAYEKI; from the coding sequence ATGACAAATTATAATCTTCATATCAGCACAGCTACAGCTCAAGATTTGCCTGAAATCCTTCGTATTTATGAAGGTGCTCGTACTTATATGCGCCTCCATGGTAATCCTACACAGTGGGGCCATGGTAATCCTCCTGTGGCTACAGTAATTGATGACATCGAAACCCGTAAGCTTTACAAAGTGGCGGATAGCAAGGGAAGATTGTGTGCTGTTTTTTTCTTCGAAATTACGGATGACGAACCTACATACCGCATTATCAATGACGGCAAATGGCTGGCACAAGGACACTACGGGGTGATACACCGTATGGCTTCTGCAGGAATAGTTAGGGGTGTTTCTGATTTTGTATTGAGCTGGTGTTTCGATCAACATGCTCATCTGCGCATCGATACTCATAAGGATAATATAAGCATGCAGTCTGCCATCGAAAGAGCCGGCTTTGAGTACTGCGGTATCATCACAGTGACAGACGGAAGCGAACGCCTCGCTTATGAGAAAATATAA
- a CDS encoding bifunctional riboflavin kinase/FAD synthetase — protein sequence MGKIAATVGTFDGVHMGHQTLLSELVKNGKEKGLPTAVITFDVPPISVIYPTRPYQQLCSLEEKKQRLLMSGVDQVIIIEFNQTLSHLSAEDFMRDILRDKYHVEYLLVGYDHRFGYKRSEGFEDYREIGRNLGIEVCKSQEEFIAIDKTVSSSRIRALLGTGLISEANQLLGYNYTITGKVVGGFRIGRTLGYPTANIIPDTPHKLIPAHGVYAVFIHIGSKRFRGMLYIGNRPTFENGHNITIEVNIFDFKDDIYDRTITLELVALTRNDKKFDSMEELRDQIRKDGEQIQELLADY from the coding sequence ATGGGTAAGATAGCCGCTACCGTAGGCACCTTTGATGGGGTACATATGGGGCATCAAACTCTTTTGAGTGAATTAGTAAAAAACGGGAAAGAAAAAGGCCTGCCTACAGCTGTAATCACATTCGATGTTCCGCCTATTTCAGTTATCTATCCTACCCGCCCCTATCAGCAGTTATGCTCGCTTGAAGAAAAAAAGCAACGACTACTGATGTCAGGAGTGGATCAAGTGATAATAATAGAATTTAATCAAACGCTTTCACACCTTTCTGCTGAAGACTTTATGCGTGACATCCTGCGTGATAAATATCATGTGGAATATCTCTTGGTTGGCTATGACCATCGTTTTGGTTATAAACGCTCAGAAGGATTTGAAGATTACAGAGAAATAGGGCGCAACCTCGGGATTGAGGTTTGTAAATCTCAAGAAGAATTTATCGCCATAGACAAAACTGTAAGCTCAAGCCGTATAAGAGCACTGCTTGGTACAGGGCTTATCTCCGAAGCCAATCAATTGCTCGGTTACAACTATACCATTACCGGTAAGGTTGTAGGTGGATTTCGTATCGGTCGTACGCTAGGATATCCCACAGCTAATATTATCCCTGATACTCCTCACAAACTTATTCCTGCACATGGTGTATATGCGGTATTTATACATATCGGGAGCAAACGTTTTAGGGGAATGCTTTATATCGGTAATAGACCTACCTTCGAAAATGGACATAATATCACTATAGAAGTCAATATTTTCGATTTCAAAGATGATATTTATGACCGTACGATCACTTTGGAGCTGGTAGCTCTAACAAGAAACGATAAAAAATTTGACTCTATGGAGGAGTTAAGAGATCAGATACGCAAAGACGGAGAGCAAATCCAGGAGTTACTAGCGGATTATTAG
- a CDS encoding aminotransferase class V-fold PLP-dependent enzyme, which yields MELNKYFDNATTSYPKPSQMCHTLAHYYDHPIGSYGRSADEATLHATLAIEALRDDLSKWLGVEQAENICFTDNATTAINTILQGSDYPLGKVLVSPMEHNAVMRPLQRLIEKGVIQSYDIMPHDSDGRVNTEALMAMRPEGYDMAIVNMESNVNGVKQPLYDIAQVCHSHNIRLLADATQIPGSEPQDAHNWQPDFIAFTGHKGLLGPTGTGGFYVRQPQKLQPLTTGGNGVHSHTTDMQYEMPDRFIAGTPNTLGLVAWATAMKHIPQYRISQNDLQAVLREIEQLHGIKLLQSLHPEHQGYLFSIVHATMSPAFIGDTLRERYGILTRNGLHCAPLAHRTLGTLPHGAVRFSLSPYHSFQDMDYLIKSLYDLFGR from the coding sequence ATGGAACTGAACAAATATTTTGACAATGCCACCACCTCCTACCCTAAACCGTCACAGATGTGCCACACGCTGGCTCACTACTATGACCATCCTATAGGGAGCTATGGGCGCAGTGCAGACGAAGCAACCTTGCATGCAACTCTGGCTATAGAGGCTTTGCGGGACGATCTGAGTAAATGGTTGGGAGTGGAACAGGCCGAAAATATTTGCTTTACAGACAATGCTACTACCGCCATCAATACGATACTCCAAGGCTCTGACTACCCTCTGGGCAAAGTATTGGTCTCTCCCATGGAGCACAATGCTGTGATGAGACCTCTGCAGCGTTTGATAGAAAAAGGTGTAATACAATCGTACGACATCATGCCTCATGATTCCGACGGCAGGGTAAACACAGAAGCTCTCATGGCAATGAGACCAGAAGGATATGACATGGCTATTGTGAATATGGAGAGCAATGTCAACGGCGTAAAACAACCACTCTACGATATCGCCCAAGTATGCCACTCCCACAACATCAGATTACTTGCAGATGCCACACAGATACCGGGTTCTGAACCACAGGATGCCCACAACTGGCAACCGGACTTCATCGCTTTTACAGGACACAAAGGGCTTTTAGGACCTACAGGCACCGGAGGTTTCTATGTGCGTCAGCCTCAAAAGCTACAACCTCTTACTACGGGAGGCAACGGCGTGCACTCGCATACAACAGATATGCAGTACGAAATGCCTGATAGGTTTATAGCCGGCACTCCCAACACTCTGGGATTGGTTGCTTGGGCTACAGCCATGAAGCACATCCCCCAATATCGGATTTCGCAGAATGACCTACAGGCTGTACTTCGAGAGATAGAGCAGCTACACGGCATCAAATTACTCCAAAGTCTCCACCCTGAGCATCAGGGGTATTTGTTCTCTATAGTACATGCGACTATGTCTCCTGCTTTTATTGGCGATACCCTCAGAGAGCGCTACGGCATCCTTACTCGCAACGGACTGCACTGTGCTCCGCTGGCACATCGCACCTTAGGTACATTGCCCCATGGGGCTGTGCGTTTTTCGCTTTCGCCCTATCATTCATTTCAGGATATGGACTATTTGATCAAATCGCTTTATGACTTATTCGGCAGATAA